A single window of Betta splendens chromosome 11, fBetSpl5.4, whole genome shotgun sequence DNA harbors:
- the LOC114865833 gene encoding interleukin-6-like, whose amino-acid sequence MDQPSASLDQQVPSRCASCPLTSVSDWSPVAQVSARILLFVLTHVLFPPHADALSLSAVMLAALLLCARGASIGHAPADSPVDDASGDTLEEPTEAPTEEHNNVFAPAVSSAEQCVKNFAAEFHLVEPFVELNNYKSSQLPTDCPSSFSKEACLKSVVEGLQTYIVLLKFVESQYANNVTVSHTKRHTENLKCNLVQMMKNPQRVTVLSSSQEEQLLNGTQSYKDLFSRKMAANWILKELHEYLKCSKRNIINRNARPAKRPQHHSICTTNKST is encoded by the exons ATGGATCAA CCCTCAGCATCACTGGACCAACAAGTGCCTTCCCGCTGCGCATCATGCCCTCTAACCTCAGTAAGTGATTGGTCGCCTGTGGCGCAAGTGTCTGCGCGGAtacttctgtttgttttaacgCATGTGCTGTTTCCTCCGCACGCAGAtgcgctctcgctctctgcgGTGATGCTGGCAGCACTGCTCCTGTGCGCTCGCGGAGCCTCGATCGGACACGCGCCCGCCGACAGTCCGGTGGATGACGCTTCAGGTGACACGCTGGAGGAGCCCACGGAGGCGCCCACGGAGGAGCATAATAACGTGTTTGCACCGGCAGTTTCTTCAGCTGAACAATGCGTGAAAAAT TTTGCAGCTGAATTCCACCTAGTAGAGCCCTTCGTGGAACTGAATAATTATAAATCATCGCAGCTTCCAACAGACTGTCCTTCGTCCTTCAGCAAG GAGGCTTGTCTGAAGAGTGTGGTGGAGGGCCTGCAGACCTACATAGTCCTGCTCAAGTTTGTGGAAAGCCAGTACGCCAACAACGTGACCGTGTCCCACACCAAGCGCCACACGGAGAACCTGAAATGCAACCTGGTTCAGATG ATGAAGAACCCTCAACGGGTCAcagtgctgagcagcagccaagaagagcagctgctgaatgGCACCCAGTCCTACAAAGACCTGTTCAGCAGAAAGATGGCAGCAAACTGGATCTTGAAGGAGCTCCACGAATACCTGAAATGTAGCAAGAGAAATATCATCAATAGGAACGCGAGACCGGCCAAACGACCACAGCACCACTCCATCTGTACTACCAACAAATCAACATAA